The stretch of DNA AACCTGTTCTTCAAAACAGCAGTCTCAAGTACCTTTATAAGATCTAGAATTGTAAGAAAAGTTGCTGTGTGTTCTTTGATGAGGCATctgtcatttattttatttgttcaaAAGTAAAGTGACAGTATCATCTTGGTAAAATGCTTAAAATGTAGTTAATTCAGTGACTCTTTACCTatgcattaattttaaaatgttgtggGTGCACAGAGGCTCTTTATCGAAAGAGTccttaaaggaaaattttaattgGAAGATGTGTTTGTATGACTCTGAATGAAGAAGCTGAATTGTAACCAATAATTCTTAAAACAGAGTAAGTAGTACTTATTAGATAAGTCAGAAAAACCCATTCTTTGGAAAGCAGGTCAGAGAATAAATCATTGTGAAGGGTTTAACAGGCAGTGGATGATAAGCTGGCATTTCTCTTTCTCAGCTTCAGATTGAAGCCACAAACAGCTTTGGTGAATCTCTGCAGAAGAAGCTCCTGGACATCGAAGGTTTATATTCCAAGGTTCGCTCACGGTACACGTTTATTCAAGCTCTTGTTAGACGTATCCGTGGTCTCCTAAGGATATCAAGGACCTAAAAGACACTTGGTACATGCTGCTTGCCCTGTGAAGCAGTGTACTAGGGCAGGCCTTCTGGATCATTGCATTTTATAGATCAAACATTTTCTAAATActgtcaaaattattttgttacttttttttatcCCTGTGGATGAGTTTTGTGTATTCTTTCCTACTGCTCCCAACttgacataaaaaaataaaggattgTTTTCGACTGAGTtatgaataatatgaaattTCAAGCAAGACAGAATTCTAATGGAGGACCTCAAACAGGAAGTTCTGCAGCTGTGATACCACATTTGTTGATGctttcagagaaaatgaaaacatctttGTCTGTGATTGTTCCTGTTTCACACACAGATTTAATGAAACCACAGTGTTCACCTTTCATCACTTGCAGACTGATTACTGTTGTGTGGATTTTATATTCATTTTGCACTGTGAGCTGCTAATTTCTGCTCCCCCTTGTCCTGCCTTCTTTTCAGCTGAAAGAAGTACAAGCTGCTTCTCTTAAAATAAGTTTAAATGAGAAAAGTGATAAAAGTCATGGAAAGTAACTCCTATAGGTTTGGTTCTTATGGCTGGGGGAGTAAAGGTTTCTGTGCTCTTCTTGCTGCAGTACAAGTATAAGGACAGAATAAAGTGCATGGGGAGGAAGCCAGTAATCATTAAAGGTAGGTAGGCTGGTAATGTAGTTAGATTGCTCTCCTCGAAGATATTTATATATCCTTGTATCTTCTGTAAAAAAGCGATTAAAAGAAGTGTAATCGTTGAATATTGACATGAGATCTGTTGCACTTCTCCCTTAACTCAGTCTGAGCTTAGAGCCCACTTCACGTGTGCCTCGTACATTATGTCTTCCTCTGAGTTTTTTGTTACATAATAGTTCACATTTTTTCTGATTGTATATTTACCTATTTGCACATCCTaattacatggatgacatcaTTTCCATGCGGGGACGATGACAGTGAGACATGTTAGCTAATCCCTAGGAGCAGCTTGCTGTCGACGTTTTACACAGCTGGACTTTGTTAACAGACTTCCACCCGGGGTTTTTCTCGTTTCGCAGCCGCTTTGGAGAACAGCAAGCCCTAACCCTCGAAGTGTGCTGGCTGCCAGGGTTCCCCGGCACTTTGGGAAGGAGGCCGTGCCTCCCAGCCGGCCGTTCTGCGGCCGGGGGTTCCCGTTCGCCGCCCGCTCTCGGGGCCGCGGGGAGGCCCCGGGCCGGTGAcgccgccgcgccccgcccgccgcgcgcTCCCGCCGCGCGCTCTCCCCGCCGCAGATTCGTCACGCGCTGGTCCCGGGCCGCGGATTTTATTCTCCAGACCTTTCTGCCCGCTCTGCTTCCCGCCCGGGCGTGTCCGGGAAGGGCCCCGCTCTCAGTCCGTTCGCTCCGCGCTGCGGGCGCTGCCGGGCTCCGTGTGTCGAAacggcggcgggcgcggagcgCTTTGTTTACTCGCCGCGGCGTTCGACGTGgagccgggcggcggcggcagggcCAGCGCGGCGAGGgcagcggagcggggcgggccggAGCGCCGGCGAAGCGGCTCGACATGGGTGAGGAGCGGGCAGGAAGCGGCCGCCCGAGGGGACCCGTCCATCACGAGCCTTCGAgggggggcggcggggagggCAGACGGGTCGGTGTTGAGCCCTCCCGTGAGGAGGCACGGTCTCCTGCCCGCCGGCGGCGGGAGGCCGAGGCTGAGGGCCGCGCTTGGGCGATGCCCCCTGCCCTCAGGGCAGGCCTTGCCCGCGGGCCGGTTCCCGGGCAGCCGCCGCAGCGCCCGGAGGCCGCGTTAGAGCTGCCTCGCCATGGCGAATCGTCCGAGCAGCGGCAGGAGGGTGTGTTCGGTGATATCCTCAGGCTTCTGTCCTCCTGACACCTGGCAAAATTAAACTCTGAATCGAGTCTGTGATGGGCTGCTAATAGGGAGTGGATTAGGAGAGGAGGTCTTGCAGACTAGTAAATGAAGTAGAGGGAATATTAAAGGGAGGCCCTGAATCTGAGGGTTGAGAGATTGAGGTGAACCTGTCCTACTGCAGATGGTGTTTGAGCAGTGTTTTAGTGtgggaaaagcaaacacagtAGCATATAAAAAGAGGGAGTGAGAGGTGTCTGGCAGCTAGCAAAATTACTGACTGAAAGAATTTTCAAATCTTAGGCCTCCATGTAGCCAGTGGTAACCTTCTACTTGGGGTGTTTCTATTGAAATAACCTTTTTCAGCTCACTTCTCTTAAAATTATTTGCCTCTCTGGCAGTCAGAGGTGTCATGAGCAGTACTATGCAGGCTGGCAACTGATGGTCCCTTATACCTTCTTGTTTTCCAGGTCTGTAGCGTTTATGGCTTCTGTGGTGGGATGGGCTTAGAAGAAATAGAGCAACCTTTTATCAGTTGAAGTTCCTTCTGAAGCATAAACTTGTTgctccctcttttccctggaaaggCAGAGGCCTAGACAGGcaaatatagaaaataatttttatcaaaTCATCTTTCAATGAGATTTTGGTTGCAAatcttcttttatttgtttctgaTATATTTATCAGTGTTGTCACTGATTCTGGCTTATTGAATGTTTCATTACCCTTTGCAGGCTTTAAGTGTATTTACAAAGTTATGATTTAACATTAGATATGTTTATTATAAAAAATCTTTCGAAAAAAATTGGTACTGGCTTAGAACATTAGTATTCTTTTTATGATTAAAAATCTAGTAGGCATAAATCAGATATTAGCCTGGCCACAAGTTCTCTTGCATGCATTTAGCGAATAAATGAGATGCTGAGGCAAGCGAGTTTTGAAAAGAACAAGGACATTTAAAATCAGCTCCTAGACTTCTCTGTAGCGTTAGTGTACTTGATTTGGTGCAGCTTTGCTGTTTGTAATGAATTGATTTAATATGTACCTACTGATTTATACctagttttaagaaaaaaagaagtgggtGGTCCTTTGGAAGACCATAAACATCTTCTGATGATGAATTCTTTCAGACTTCTTTTGGTCCTTGTATAGTCGCTGGCACTGAAAAGGTAGAGTCTGATAAAAGCCAAAAAGATGACTCAGATTTTGGCaaatgagagaaaaggaaaaaataaaattgtaactgcagtgagaaAGCTTGGTGCTGCTGCAATGTGATTTGCTGGAGTGAGCTaccataaaatcataaaatggtATGGCAATATGAACCAGGAGGACATCTGGGCAACAACCTGGACTTGTCTTTTTTCACTGGGGGAAACAAACGACTTGTAGGCCAGTAAGAAATGAGGTTGGTCTGTCTGCCTTTGCATATCCTCCACAGAGCTGGCTGACATTGAAATGTCTTTCTTCTGGTTTTTGCAGGGGGCTTTTTCTCCACCATCTTTTCCAGTTTGTTTGGAACTCGAGAGATGAGGATTCTTATCTTGGGGCTGGATGGAGCGGGAAAAACAACCATTCTCTACAGGTTGCAAGTTGGAGAAGTTGTTACCACCATTCCAAGTAAGTGATCTGCCCATAGGGAGAATATTTGCCTGTGGCCTGTGATTTGTCTGTAGCTCTGACACATAAACTTTGCCAGCTGAACACTATATGCTTCCTTCCTAACCAAAAGGACCTTATGTTGTGGGAGACTTACACTGTTGTATCTTCTTGGATAAAAGTATTACAAAGGAGTATTTTATGCTGCCctgcaaaatgcaaaaagcatTTGACCTCAAGATTATTAGCATGGTTTCACAGGCTATTCATGATAGGTCAGCATTCTGtagaaaatgtaacaaaactCAATGTGAGGTCTCAAGGGAGAAGATGatgtttatttaaagaaatgcaaCTGATTTCACCGCTTGTCTTGGCATTCATGCAGCCACACCCACCCAGTGTGTGTGCTCAAGTGTTCTGGCCATGATTGCTCTGTGTAACATGAAGGAGAAGGGATGTTTGACTTTTTtatgtccctgccatgtctgTTGTGTTCCTCTATTCCCTCTATGATCTTTTAGAAGCCAGCAGTTTGCTGGGCCATAATCTTTTTGCCTGAGGGTTTTGCTTACTTCAGCCTCCATAAATTTTAAGCAGACTGTGCCCACTGTTCActtccctgtgctgtgtttcTCTGGGCTGGCAGGAAAAGGAATGACATATGTGATAACTGCAGCATTGCTGCCATCTTCCAGACAGCAGTATTGAGTCGTCTTCTGAGAAGTTGGTGTTTTAAGAGCTGTGGCTCTTAAAAGAGTGCAGACCTTATGTGGACAGAAGGACACATTCCTTAGTGCTCTCTTGCTGACAGTTGTGTACTTGGTTATCACAGCAGGCCAGTTCTTTAACCCTTGCTCTGTTTCTTTTGGTGATTTCAGACACTACTGTCAATTTTTAACAACCTTAGCATTTGTTACAAATCTCTACAATATGTTTATAGTGTGGTTTTATTAGTTcgaaagaaatatttctgcattATTTTGAGTCATGTTTGTTGGGGTAGCTTTAGTTATGCAGCTACTGGCAATTTTCAGGTCTGAAAATCTTAAACTGAGTGCTGACATACTCTttagaaaaacaggaaaatcacTAACGGTGAAATTGTTATAACTTTGTTTCAGCCATTGGCTTCAATGTTGAGACAGTGACCTACAAGAATCTGAAATTTCAAGTCTGGGACTTAGGAGGACAGACAAGCATAAGGTAATAGATTTCTTAAAGTCAATGAACTTCCTCTAGAAAGTGCCAGGTTCTTGGAATTCTCATAGCAGGCATTGGAATTCTCATAGCAGGCACTTCTGAAAATTGattaagttttaaaaagaaCCCATTCTCAGGAGAGCATTTTCATCTGATGGAATTCAGTTTGTAAAATCTGTGATGCAGGAATTGGAAATCTACagattggaaaaaaacaagacagtgttttcatttgcatttggctttgctttgaaaaacaaaccGTTAGTATAGTGAGCAATTGAGGAACATTCTGAGAAAGAGTGGATGTGGtgattaaaaacccaaaaagataCTGCCTAGCTTTGCATTCTTCAAAATAGTCAAGTTGGATTTAGGTATAGACAGTAATTTTTTAGCAAGCATCACAAGTTTTGTAAAGAGTCATTAAGAGTACCCCTGTATGATCCTCTTGTGATTCCTTTTTCAGTGCTCAGTAGCAAGGTGCAGTGTAGTTAGTAAGGAAGGTGCAGTTAGTGAGATAAAGGTTCCTTCCTTTTTAGTTTCAGTACAGTAATTCTAAAAAAGGTGGTTTGTTTTGATCTTTGTTAATTACTTGCCTGTGTTAATTAGTAATTTAAGATTTCTCTGGTGATACTTCTTTGGTGACTGTAATGAAGATGCTTATGTCTTTAAACATTCCTTGCTTTCCTGTCCCTCAGTTATGGACCTGATGTCCTGTAGTCTTATTCCCAAATAAATCTGTCCCCAGCATTTCTGTTCTTCCCTTGTTTTCAGGTTGCTTCTATATTTGCTTTGtgttgggttggggttttttgggttttttttttgttctgcctCCGAGAGTATTTGTACTGTCTGTTCATTTTTGTAGCTTCTTGAAGAAATCTTCTGATTACCTCATGGGGCCTTTCACCCCAGAGACAATTTTTACTTCCTCTGGGTGATCTGTCTTTAGTTATCTAGCTAAAAAGAACTGCTAACATGCAAATGACGTGACTGGAACGTCTCTCTCCTCTGCAGGCCCTACTGGCGGTGTTACTATTCAAACACAGACGCCGTCATTTATGTAGTGGACAGCTGTGATCGAGACAGAATTGGCACTTCAAAATCAGAGCTTGTTGCTATGTTAGAGGTAAGAAAACAAGGATCACAGTCATTATCAGTAAAATAAATTGAGAAattagaactttttttttttttgagtaaatATGAAATTTGATTCAGTGAACCAAGTGAAGCTCAACTTCACTTGTGAAACTTCAGCCCTCAGCATAGCCCGTGCAGCACTTCTGACTGAAAAAGCACTGAATACTCTGCAGGTATTTCATGGGTTTGTGCAGCATTATCTGGACAGTTTATTTCATGTAGCTTTGTGGTGACATGAAAATTTACCCACCAGCCAGGACTGCTGCTCAGTACTGCAGCGTGGCAAAATCAAACGCTGAAGGATTGACAGTAATTAGAATCCTACTATGTTTTCAAGCTGAAGAACAAATGTTGAACAAGGTAATGCAAGTAAGATGAGTTGAGCAAcacttcctttctctctcttgccTTGTCCCCCAACATACCTGCAAGCTCATTTAATGTGCCTTGTTAAATCCAACTACCAGATTGTTTCATAACTTGGATTGGCCATGTTTTGAAACTGCTCCTGTAGGGTATCATACGGGAATTGAAAATAAACACCATTCTTTCACTGAAGAATTTTCTGCAGAACAGAAATCAGCAaacaaaataactgaaaactgctgaagatttattttattacataagtttttctctctttaaatgAATTCTGTAGAAGTCTCTGCAACAGCTTCcacaatttccctttttttttttttaggaagaagAGCTGAAGAAAGCCATTTTGGTGGTGTTTGCAAATAAACAGGACATGGAACAGGCCATGACTCCCACAGAAATGGCAAATGCCCTTGGCTTACCAGCTTTGAAGGACCGAAAATGGCAGATATTCAAAACCTCTGCAACTAAAGGCACAGGGCTTGATGAAGCAATGGAATGGTGAGTACCAGTCTAATTATGCTTCATTCATATGCCTAATTTTACACATTGGAGGATTTTTTGTAAGACTGGATTTGGGGATAGTTTGACATAAAAGTCCATATTAGAAGAATGACTGGTTTTCTGCTGCAAGTATTTCAGCAGAATTGAAATGACTTTTCAGTAAATTGACTTAACCTTTTTCCTAGGTTGGTGGAGGCCTTGAAGAGCAGGCAGTGATACAAAACTGACCAGTGCAAAGAAGCATCAGCTATAGCCAGCATCCTCCTTTCTGCAGTTAAGTATTTTCAGGCCACAGATACTTGTAAATAGGACAGATTTGAATTTGACTTCTGTAATGTGGATGCCTCTCTTCAATTGTAAAACTGAAATAAGTGAATGTGTACATTATGATactccatttctttctttttgtttaaagaatGTACTTATGTTAATTTGTATGAAAGTCTTACTGGCTGAGAaagttggtggtttttttgtcatCCCCCCTTCCTTTGGTCGTTTTGGTGGCCAGCATACTGGTGTAGATAGAACACTAATAAAATCTGGAACTGTCAGCTATACCCAGGGGTGTGTTGCTTGCTAGAGGCTGCTTGCTTTACAGAAACAAGTCCTagtgctgccagctccagcagccatGCAGCTGAACACCTGCAGAAGTTCCCTTAAGCTAGTATTGTTCTACTTCATGACCCTTCAGTGCAGACACACTGTTAGAGTGAAGTACAGCAAGAGAGCACAAGTAGCACACCTCTGGCTGCCAACATGGCATTCAGTGAGTGTCTGAAAGGAAAATCAGTGTCCTCAGCACACACTACTGCCCTGATGTGCCAGGGCAGTAACTGGAGTTTAACTTCCACCTTCATGAGCTGTTGTTCCTGCACTCTCACCTTAGCCAGAAGTGACAGGTAAGTAGCTCAGTATAGCTGCAGAAACTGAAGGCCAAATCAAAGTCAGGAAGCAGACTTTTCTCTCCTAGACCAGTGTGTTCACAGGCAGGAATGCAGTCATCACAGAACCCATTTCTTACAAATGAagtaaaatttaatataaataccATAGTTGTTGCCCTTTCAACTGTACATGCTCCAGTAAATATACAGGTTTGGAAAAAATTTAGAAGTGTTTATTTAAGATCCTCAATGAAAAAGGacataaaaaaatactaataaataCAATTGAAATATGCAAGtatattttaaagcagtaattAGTTCTTTAGCTTggtattaatttttataaattaatctTCCAGGAATGAAAAGCCTTTTCATTCCACCATTGCTAAATCTTTCAGTGCGTGACTTCGATGTCGCTTAGCCTTGTACATAGGGCGCAGGGAttccatttttctcttcctggtTTCTGCTTTATTCTTGTGTCTCTTCAGCTTCCTCCTTGCAGCAATGTCAGGATTTGCTACAGTCTAAGGAAAAACAGTACACTGTTAGTTCACTGACAACTAACAACAGCAGTCCCTGTGAACATCATGAATGTCCTAAGAAACTGGTGGCTGCTAAGACAACACATGGGCATTGCTAGGTTCCTCAAAACGGAGGGAATTCAGGCTGCTTTGCCCTTAGGTAAGCAGGAAACCATTCCTGTCAGCCAGAACCTGCACAAGAGGCTGATCACACACAGCTTCTTGCAAGTTTTGTAAAGAGACTGATAAAACTGTCCTAATAAAGGATTAAGTTCTTTCTCCCCTTCCTGGGCAGATCTCAAGCCTTTAGAGAAGCCCTATTTCTTTTACTCTCAAGAGAAAGTGGAATCTTACCTGCAAAgccctctgctttttcctcatTGCTCTTTTTTGATTGGCCTGTTTCTGCACAGAAGAAAAGGCCAGTGAAAAGGCTTCCAGCCCCACTAACTTCTTGAGAAGTTCTATGATTTCTTGGGAAAGGTTCTTCAGTGTTGGAtctattaaaacaaaattaaattgatCTTTTCAGCACATGGAACGAAAGCCAGGAGCACAGTATGGATTCCTCTTCCTTTAATAAAGAACAGCTGCACTGCTAAACCTTGCCCAGACTAGCACCTGTGAAATCTGCTGGAGCTTCACCAGCTTTCCCAGATTGTGGCTTTTCaaccagcaaacaaacaaacaaaaatgcttctgagaagcaatttttttagAAGGGTAAAGTCGTCCCAAAGGTAATGACAAGTGGCTTTCTATATACAGCCACTAGGCTTCTGGTGAAATAGGCTTTGTTGGAAGTAAAGATGATTCCAGCCTTGTCAGTCAGCATCTTTGATAAGCAAAACAAGGGCTGGCTTAATTGTTGAAATCACTAGTTAGTGGCAATATATTAATTACAAtcattgaaggaaaaaaagataatgagggtgaaaaaaaaacctccaaagaGGTGCTAAGGGAAAACTGAGAGCAGGGCAAATGTTTCCCTCGGTCTCTCAAATGGTTTTTACAAGTTCCTCTCAGCAAGGATTCTGTAAGTCTTGCCACCTTGAGCCCATCCTTGAGTACATTTTTCCTGCTACACCACATGTTCAAGCTTTACCCGCTTGGACACAGGAGCATGCTTAACTTCATTCCAGTCTCTGAACATGCAGGTTTCTATTTCAGTTGACATGCACTCTCCTCCCTTCCTGGTATTTTGGTTAGACAGTAAGCAGGTGAAATTCACTGATTAAAATATGAGTGCCTCAACAGACAAAAGGAATGGCAGGTGGTGTTTGAACTGGAGCATAGCTGTGATGCACATTCCTGTTTGTGAGGGAAATCCCTTACCTTGCTCTGCATAGTTGCTGTTCAGCTCCCTGTACAGAGGGGTGAGAATTGTTGGAAGGTAGGGCTTGATCCTGTCTTGCCCCAGATCCACCGAGATTGCTCCAAGGAACTTAAAGATGCAGCTTCTCTGAAAAGAAGTGTGTGGGACATGAAGTAAGGAAAGGTGGAAGGAAACTTCCTAACTGAACCAGAGGGCCATCATAGTTCAACACAGCAGGTGTTGTTTTAGACACCTGAGTCACAAACTGCTGTTTCAAGGTCTTACTGCATCCAAGTACAGCCTTTAGAGAGACATAACCCCTGTTGTGTGAGCTGGGACTGGGTTGGCAGCTGTTGACACTTTGAACAACAGGCTTGTTCTCACTGCCCTcaactgcagcagctgaggacaCAAAAGCTCAACCTAACTAAACCATGGGGACCCACAGTGCTTCTCGTAATTGTTCCCCCCCACATCCCCTCCCCTTCTCCTAGCAAGTTACTCCATACTGCCATTCCCCTGCCTGCATGAGCCTAGCACTCTTGGGCATTCAAAGGAACTGTTCTGTCCCCTTCAGCCTTGAGGTTTACCACTCTTCCACCACTCCCCAGGAGGCTGGAAGCATCAGCAAGAACCAGACTGGCACAAGCCTttcctgaaaaccccaaaatgaaaGGCTTGTTTCTTCAGCTTTAACTTAACCCTTGCTTCAGTGCCAGCTCACAGCACCCTTTGCACCTTTGTCCCAGCGCACAGCACCCTCTGCACCTTGTCCCCTGAAAGCAAAGAGCCAGAGCAACAGTACCCTGCAGAAGTGCCAACCTCATCAAAAGCAGTGGGACTAACACTGTTCTTACCTTTAAAGGGACCTTAGGGGAATATGCTGCTTCTCTCTTCGCCATGACAGAGAGCTTCTTCATTAGCCACAGCAGTGTGGCTGGCTGGCCTTTCTCTTGTGTGtcctctctttcttcctctccttgaGCAAAAGTATCTCTCTCATCCTCTGAGACTTCCTGCTCTTCCACTTCACACCTCAGTTCTCCATCTGCCTCTTTACCTTCTTCTGAGGCAGGGGCTAGCAAGTAAATAACTTTGGCCACAAAAAGTAAATTCTTTATAACCTGAAGTGTGGAAACGGAGTCAGTCACTGTGGGTTACCTCTGTAAGCACCATGTAAGAGCCAAAACTTGATCTGACAGAGGAACTTGCCAACCTAGGAGTCTGCAATGGCAGAGACCCCAGTCCTGACCTGCATAGTGTTCCCCCTTTCTGTCCCGGGCACTCCCCAGTAGGCTGACACCACACTGGAGACTTTCTGGGCCCCCAAGAGGCTCACAGCTGTTCAGATGccctgagcagagagcagctaGCCCCAAACTGTGTATCTGCCCTGAGCCAACACcagacagcagcagtgctgtccTGACTAGGACACAATATCCCTCACATGCCAGggcctgctctgtcccctcctgcagccccagacAGGCTCCTGCCTTACCTGCTCACTTAGAGACATGTCCAGGAACTTGGACTGCAGCTGATGGCAGAATGCAAACGCGAGATCCTTCATCTGgggaaatgaaaaaggaaaaaggaatgacTCCATTGAGGAGAGCTGGTAGCAGAGACTCAAAGCAGTATTTTGTAGTCACCAAAGGTAGTTCCCAGGGGAGACCAAAGGATCAGCTCCACACAACTTCTGCCTCCATCTTACAATCTAAAAGGGTATTTTTGTGCTGCTGAGAATAAGACCCTAGAGAAACCCCCTCTCAGCAGCAGACACCTCCTCAAATGCTTTAGGTGATGAGGATTAGACAGCAGACAAGTGACTAAAAGAGGAACGTGCATGCCAAAGTATGAATCTGTTTTTATGTCCTAATCAGGGAATAGGCATGAGCAGAGCAAACAGTATGAAGGAGTGGTACAGACATCATTACCTTTTTGTCCAATTCAGCAGTCAAGAAGACTATGGATGCAGACAGCTCTGCCGgtgtcttttttctcttccctgactttctttccttccatttgTTGACAAGATCTTCTGGCTTATAAGATGCAAACAACAAGCCAAAGATCTCAGTGGCTGTTAGCCAGACCCAGCTATGAGGATACCACAGGTGAGACTGGACATGatctggggaaaagaaaacctcTTTCAGCTAAGGAGATGGTCCATTGAGAGCAAAAATAGAACCAGGTCACTCCCAACAATTACCATAGCATATGCTGCAATAAAAAgatgaatgaaatgaaatgaactGTGCTCATCTGCTCAAAACATAGTAAA from Poecile atricapillus isolate bPoeAtr1 chromosome Z, bPoeAtr1.hap1, whole genome shotgun sequence encodes:
- the LOC131592753 gene encoding ADP-ribosylation factor-like protein 1, which gives rise to MGGFFSTIFSSLFGTREMRILILGLDGAGKTTILYRLQVGEVVTTIPTIGFNVETVTYKNLKFQVWDLGGQTSIRPYWRCYYSNTDAVIYVVDSCDRDRIGTSKSELVAMLEEEELKKAILVVFANKQDMEQAMTPTEMANALGLPALKDRKWQIFKTSATKGTGLDEAMEWLVEALKSRQ